Within the Nicotiana tabacum cultivar K326 chromosome 11, ASM71507v2, whole genome shotgun sequence genome, the region tacttcgactaaggtcgattaaacctcaatctttatttaattcgggcagaatccaaaagtctggtatttctagggttcctgaagattcgatttgggacttaaccatttctggtcagattcgagggggaccaaatacgacacaagggtgagggtagcctaggggtcatttggtgttagtttagaacagatctgagtttgttcttgtttggctcgaatcttcaaagaagattcgagaaactcggaaatgattcgagccaaacaaacatcagatccataacgaggcatgctagggggtactatggtgttaactagggattgtttggtttagatctaagctcggctcgaatcttcaaatgaagattcgagaaccttcaggaagattcgagccaagtggctagcatatctggatagaggatgttcagggggttctagggtgttatttggtgaccggcggcgttgttgccgccgggtttcaggcgatgggatcctagggcggctagggttaggggtgggtttcggaagatgatgatgaacagtggagaggggggtgttaagttagggggccggggtaggggtttgggcttATATAGGGACGGGGTGGGTTGATGCTGACCGTTAGATCTAGTAGGATGAAAGATCAGGATttatccacttaaccaaacgatgtcgtttggtttaagctggggggacgggttgaaccgggtatcggaTCGGGTAATGATTACGGGTtaggttcgtgggatctcagccgttggttggctttgatccaacggtcacTGATAAgctacgaccaaacgctgtcgttttgactcgtttgaaTAAGACCGGATCTGGGCTGCCTGGATTGGgctgagggggggggggggtaacttggtttgggcctggattttaatccaggtccgatattttttatgttttcaacctattttttatttcctaaatttattcttaattaataaaatcctaatcaaaattataaaaacaaaaaattatcattacaataatactaattaccttttaataaccattaacacgtagataaaacattaatcacacaatgacacaACTAATAtgacgaaaaataaaaaataaaaatgcatatttttgtgattttattttgagtcaattattaaatgcataattaaatcctagatatgcatgaaacatatatttttattttattttcattttgttatgacaaaataaacatttacggatataagacaaatTTTTAACAAACATcacgcaaaaattcaaaaattgcacaataaaagaaatttattttatttttgatttattttggagtagtttttcgtgaggcaaaaatcacgtgctcacactagaTTAATAGAAGTTCCATCAGCTTTtgcaaatatttaaaattttggtaaaatattaaaaaattcgTGTTAGGAGTAtttaaaataataagataaaattgttttctaaataaaattcatcttcaagcACCACTTTAACTTTCAAGTATagttttttcaatttcaacttcaatttttttttttctgaacatCAACCATGTAACAAGTAGTACTATAAATCATGACTTttgtaattaaaaataaataaaaatcatcgAACTCcgtaattcaagaaaataattcaactcttcatatagtaacagaaataaacaaTTTAAAAGAGAAAGTATTTCCAATTCCAAAGCTTCAATAATGCAACCAACTATAAAATGTCCTGCAAAAATCACCATGACACCCCCGTTCATTTTTTAATTGTtacaaggaaaaagaaaaaacgatACATGAATATTTAATGAAATTATCAAGAAAGCATCTTTACTCAAGACTGCCAGACAGCAGCATTACATAATGTACATTTCCTTATCCTAAACTCCTACTAGTAATAAAAATTCCCACGTTCCCCGAGGAAGAACAACAGTACGATGACTCGGGCCTTGATAATACTATTACTCATCGCGACCTTAATCGCCGCCGCACGAGGCGGAGCGTTGACGTTTGACGATGATAATCCGATCAGGCAAGTTGTAGTATCCGACGGTTTGCAGGAGCTGGAGAGTGGAATTCTCCAAGTCATCGGCCAAACGCGCCGTGCTCTCTCCTTCGTTCGCTTTGTTCGCAGGTCAGTTGGATTCATCTAATTTCCTCTTATTGAATAAATAAGCtaaagtttttctttttgagttatGCCTTCttgtttccctttttttttaagaaaaaaaattattaatttttgggATATCTGTTAACTTTAAAAGGTATGGGAAGAGATACGAGTCAGTTGAGGAGATCAAGCAAAGGTTTGAGATATACTTGGACAATCTGAAGATGATTAGGTCTCACAACAAGCAACGACTTTCCTACAAACTTGGTGTCAATGGTAATTGCCTTTATAGGCTGGACAATATATGCCTTTGTGGACAATTTGCCCCTTTTTCTTTGGGTTTTTCTTCTTACTTATAGTTCATGAAATGATCTGAATAGAGTGGACTACATAAAGTTGACTTGTATAGTTGTTCTCAACTTGATTTGAGGTTCAAGGTGTAGTAGATTAATGTTTTTGTTACTTCTAATTAGAACTCCTGACAGATTTCTTGTAGGTGAGTGAAGAAAgggaaaataaaaatatgaaaatgaaggtcaaggaaaaggagaagaacaaataaaataaagaaataagaagGCACTGCATATTTTGCTTGCTTTATTTTGCTCTTGACAATGACTATGCTTCTTGGCAGAGTTTACCGACCTAACATGGGATGAGTTTAGGAGAGAAAGGCTAGGAGCTCCTCAAAACTGTTCCGCTACCACAAAGAGCGATTTTCAGCTCACTAATGTCAACCTACCAGAGACGGTATTTGCAATCAGAACTCCGTTATATCTTTTTCTGCAGTTGTTTATGATACTTTCTCAAAAATCATTACCATTGGCATCCATTCACTCCAACCGGAAATCCTGTTATTGGAAATCTAGCTTTCACTGCTTTCTTTGTGCCCCTATCTTGTATGTTCtcctaaaaggaaaattcataaATGCTTAGTCTTGTCCATTTTGCAGCCTAATATTGCTGTCATTCTTGTTTCATCAGATTTTGATCActttgttatgttttaacttttATTACTTTCAAGATGATGGAATTTCTTGAGATGACAACATAGATAGCTATTGCATCTAGGAGCAACACTGGACATAGGATTTTAAATCAAGAGGTGCAGAGTACTGCTGCATCCACTGTATCTGACAATGAAATAAAAATTTGGTATAAATGTGTGTTAAGAAAAACGTGTGTGTGTATTGTCTATGTATATATCTttcgtttttcttcttttccaagCTAAAAGTAGTAGTAGGTTTAGTAACAGTTGCCTTTCATTCAGCCGCTGCCTAGAAGAGCATGTGCTAAGTGAAGGTATTGTTGGTTACCAAAAGTAGTTCTTGTTCCTAATTTTGATCTCCGAATGTGTCATTTCAGAAAGACTGGAGGGAAGCACGGATAGTAAGCCCAGTGAAGAAGCAGGGGAAGTGCGGGTCTTGCTGGACATTCAGGTACGGAGTAGTTAGGATCATGTCACTAGGTTCCTAAATTTTCAGTTTGGAATGGCATTCTACCTATCAATCGTTAATCAACTATGCGTTAAGCCTAAACTACTTATTCTTAACAACATGTAAACTCTATATCCTTTCAATTCTATTCGGGTTTCTGAAGTTGAAAAATGACGGAGTCGGCACATGATGTTTTGGCAGCACTACTGGTGCTCTGGAGGCAGCATATGCCCAGGCATTTGGGAAGAACATCTCTCTGTCTGAACAGCAGCTCTTGGACTGTGCTGGAGCTTTTAATAACTTTGGATGCCATGGCGGGCTTCCATCACAGGCTTTTGAGTACATTAAATACAGTGGTGGTCTTGACACTGAAGAAGAATATCCTTATGCTGGAAAGGCTGGTGTATGCAAATTTTCGTCAGAAAATGTTGCTGTTAAAGTCGTTGATTCTGTTAATATTACCAAGGTAGGATACCTCTTTACTCTGGAACAACAATGTCTTGGATCAGCTTTTAACTGCTTACATCATTGCTTATCATTTCTTGTATTTGACACACTAAAGGAAGATTATTGTAGCTTTCCAACAGGAAAAACCTTTAATAGTTCTAGTGTTTCATTGTTGATGATTTTCAGTTGAGTGGATCTTTTAATATGCGTTATTTGACCTGAAAAGGTTGCATTGGTTGGATTCCTTACAATTAAACATTTATAATTACAGGGTGCTGAAGATGAACTAAAATACGCGGTTGCATTTATTAGACCGGTTAGTGTAGCTTATCAGGTGGTAAAAGGTTTCAAACAGTACAAGGGTGGAATTTACAGCAGCACCGTATGTGGCAACACTCCCCAAGTGAGTTTTTAGTTCTGATGAATTTGGGATATAGCCCTTTTAATCTGCTATTCTTTGTCACTGAAGCACATTTTCCATGTAACTCACCGTAAGGAAAGAAAGTACCCAGTAGTTAGTTATTACCCAGTAGCTAGTTATAACCCAGTACTTGATTACTCGTTGAGAAGGGTGCCTGCAATTATCTGTAAGTTATGCATAATGTGTGTGTCTCTGTGTGTCTGCGTGTGTGTGTTTATTGATTTTAACAATTCGAGTGTCATAATACTGATAGGGAAGATACCATACTTTATCAACCAAAAAAAGATGCTGGATGATAGGAAAGCTTGAAATAGTCTCTACTTTTAGAAACACCTAGTCAACCTTAAGATACAGATAATGTAGTATTGGAATAAAATGGTATGATGAGCACAGTGTACACAGAGGATTCATACCCCGACCCAACCCAACTAATCTGGCACTGAGACATTGATCGATTTTGCTGCAGTGAAGAGGCAcatgttctttttcttcttttgttaaaTCTCAATGACATCAACAAAGTATTTAGTCCGACCTTCACCAAATATGCGAGACAATGGCATAATACTACATTAACATATTCTATTCCAATGGCAGGATGTGAACCATGCTGTTCTTGCTGTGGGATATGGTGTTGATAATGGTACTCCATATTGGCTGATCAAGAACTCATGGGGAGCTGAATGGGGTGACAATGGATACTTCAAAATGGAGATGGGAAAGAACATGTGTGGTAAGTTTCTCCCATATCATCAAGTCTCCTTTCCCCCTTCCTGTGTGGGAAAGAACATGTGTGGCATAATGCACACTGCTTTCGGATTGAGAAAGCTTATTCTATTAGGATAAATTAATGGAGAATAGCTTTCAACTTGGACCATAGAAAAAGAGGCCACAAAATCTGAACTATAATGCTATCTATACGAGTTCAAGTTGAGTTCATCTTAAATCgacacaaataataataaaaactttCTAGTTAATGTAGTCATGATTTTGATGAGGTAAATAACTGATCCTAATGATATGTTTGTAGGTATTGCAACTTGCGCATCATACCCTATTGTTGCTTGAGTTCCCTAAATCGGATCTTGTTCAAGTTGGCTATGCGACAGGTATCCACTCCCAGTTTCAGATTTATGTTAAACGGCAAATGAAGCGTTCCATATACAGAGTTTACAATGATTCTTGTGCAGGAAAGTTCTCTGTAACTGTAAATAATAAGTTATGGATATTGGAATGTCAAAGATGTCATTGATGAACTGATTTGCTTGGCTGAATAAtttttattcctttatattaCTAATAAAATATTTCTCATCCTTGCCGATGTTTAAATCGAACTGGAAAATCGTTACGGGGCGTGAGGGCATACTATGTGTAATAATTCTCCatcaaaccgaaaagtcaaaccaaaatgacatataaatatgtaatttttatttataCTATCAAAACTTTGTGTAGGATTTTCTTTAAGAAATGTCTAGAAATGTTTGTGATCCTCtcatgggatgtaatatttaatagagTTATAAAGtgcatatatttatatttacttTAAATTTAAATAAATGCTTGATTTAACATGTATCATAATTTTTTTATCTGTTGTTATTCAAATGTCTCAATCTCTTTATTCTTTCATATTCACAAATAGTCGTACCTGCACGATGCACggtaaatattaaaaaaaaaataattaaattaaattatgatcGGGCTTGTTTGATCCTATTAGACCgtattgctttaataaatttaaattgtcatcttatttgtcaatacgatatacccactaataaaatctctattaaattaaagataCTTATATAGTcgacttttttttttgttctatatttttctttattacatTATCCATTGCTTAGTATTATTACGTTCTTAATAGAAAATTTTATTAGTATATTACTTTGTTTACTATTTTTGTCTGTtcgctttctttttgtaatataagagaagatatataatttattgctgttggaatattttttattttgaattttattatgttgttcttaataatattatcaatattttaatgaataaaatctctattaaactAAATGGACTTATACATGTAGCGAACAACTTTTTTGTGagagtatttttctttattatatcatctaatatttagtattattacattgttaatagaaatttttattagcatattactttatttaatatttttctttgcTACTTTGTTTTTGtgatataatagaagatatatattttattactcttgaaataatttttattttaaattttgttctattgttctcaataatattgtctgaattttaatgaaCAAAAATTCTCGATTAAATTACAGGGATTTATGTAGTCATcaaataacttcttttttttaatgtatttatCTTTATTATATGTCACGACGCGGATTTCTCATCCCCGAGAGTCGTGATGCCGCCTACTAATgaaaactaggcaagccaattgtTTGAACGAAtacctttttttcattttaaccCTTTAACAATTTTGAAACAATAGCTTATAAACAGCGGAATTTAAACAAGCGGAAGAAGcaataaaattatttaaagatatctCATACTACTTCTTAAACAAAGACtatccagaactggtgtcacaatttcacagacggtctaagagtactacaaacaatgtctgaaagatAAATAATACACTGTTTCTAAAATAtgtaaatgaaacaggatgaagggatagagggagacgccagggcccgcggatgcctgcaggac harbors:
- the LOC107775429 gene encoding cysteine proteinase 3 — protein: MTRALIILLLIATLIAAARGGALTFDDDNPIRQVVVSDGLQELESGILQVIGQTRRALSFVRFVRRYGKRYESVEEIKQRFEIYLDNLKMIRSHNKQRLSYKLGVNEFTDLTWDEFRRERLGAPQNCSATTKSDFQLTNVNLPETKDWREARIVSPVKKQGKCGSCWTFSTTGALEAAYAQAFGKNISLSEQQLLDCAGAFNNFGCHGGLPSQAFEYIKYSGGLDTEEEYPYAGKAGVCKFSSENVAVKVVDSVNITKGAEDELKYAVAFIRPVSVAYQVVKGFKQYKGGIYSSTVCGNTPQDVNHAVLAVGYGVDNGTPYWLIKNSWGAEWGDNGYFKMEMGKNMCGIATCASYPIVA